A portion of the Flavobacterium magnum genome contains these proteins:
- the fmt gene encoding methionyl-tRNA formyltransferase, whose amino-acid sequence MRKLKIIFMGTPEFAVGILDNIIGNQYEVAAVVTAPDKPAGRGQKIKYSAVKDYALQKDLPVLQPTNLKDEAFLAALKSFGANLHVVVAFRMLPKAVWDMPEYGTFNLHASLLPQYRGAAPINWAIINGETRTGVTTFFIDDKIDTGAIILSSETSISETENAGELHDRLMDIGQATVVRTLELIASGDVRTHVQTDSDDLKTAYKLHRDNCKIDWEKPGKEIHNLIRGLSPYPAAWCFFDDGATPQQIKIYDAAFEQAAHQQTPGSLKTDRKTISVAVKDGFVHILSLQLPGKKKMTAAELLNGMAFAQESKFC is encoded by the coding sequence ATGAGAAAATTGAAAATCATCTTTATGGGTACGCCGGAATTTGCCGTCGGGATCCTTGACAACATCATCGGAAATCAATACGAAGTCGCTGCAGTGGTCACCGCGCCTGACAAACCTGCAGGCCGCGGGCAGAAGATTAAATATTCCGCCGTAAAGGATTATGCATTACAAAAGGATCTTCCCGTGCTCCAGCCCACGAACCTCAAGGACGAGGCCTTTTTAGCAGCGTTGAAAAGTTTCGGGGCCAACCTTCACGTTGTGGTCGCGTTCAGGATGTTGCCAAAGGCAGTCTGGGACATGCCCGAGTACGGCACATTCAATCTGCACGCGTCGCTTCTGCCGCAATATCGTGGTGCTGCGCCAATAAACTGGGCCATCATTAACGGAGAAACCAGGACCGGCGTGACCACTTTTTTTATTGATGATAAGATTGATACCGGGGCAATCATCCTCAGCTCGGAAACAAGCATTTCAGAAACTGAAAATGCCGGCGAACTGCACGACAGGCTGATGGATATCGGGCAAGCGACAGTAGTCCGTACTTTGGAACTTATCGCATCGGGTGACGTCCGGACCCATGTGCAAACCGACTCGGACGATCTTAAAACCGCGTACAAACTGCATCGAGACAATTGCAAAATCGACTGGGAAAAACCTGGGAAAGAAATCCATAACCTGATCAGGGGTTTGTCACCGTATCCGGCTGCATGGTGCTTTTTTGACGACGGGGCGACACCACAGCAAATCAAGATCTACGATGCGGCTTTTGAACAAGCGGCGCATCAGCAAACGCCGGGATCGTTAAAGACCGACCGGAAAACGATCAGCGTGGCAGTGAAGGATGGCTTTGTGCATATCCTGAGCCTGCAATTGCCCGGAAAGAAAAAAATGACTGCTGCAGAATTGCTCAACGGAATGGCTTTCGCGCAGGAAAGTAAATTTTGCTAA